One genomic region from Rosa rugosa chromosome 1, drRosRugo1.1, whole genome shotgun sequence encodes:
- the LOC133726938 gene encoding codeine O-demethylase-like, translating into MSIKGEEPPPQYIVKESKFGAIESSPELGQIPIIDVSLFSPSSIDSKQAKIELDKLRTALTSSGCFQAIGHGISSSFLDKVRKAATQFFELPVEEKQKYSREIYGGREGYGEDIIVSEKQVLDWSYRLILHVFPEDHRRLDLWPENPNGFGEVVHEYATKVKFMMGVLFKAMAKSLNLEEDSFSDKLLGERALMQARFNFYPPCSRSDQVLGVKPHTDRSGVTVLLQDKEVEGLQVLVDDKWVRVPIVPHAIVVNLGDQMQIMSNGVFKSPMHRVVTNPERMRLSVALFNEPDPETEISPVEKLIDETRPRVYKNVKNYGRINYECYQRGEIALETVKI; encoded by the exons ATGAGCATCAAAGGTGAGGAACCTCCCCCTCAGTATATTGTTAAAGAAAGCAAGTTTGGAGCTATAGAGTCTTCCCCAGAATTGGGTCAAATCCCCATCATTGATGTCAGTCTCTTCTCCCCATCATCAATTGATTCTAAGCAAGCGAAGATCGAACTAGACAAACTTAGAACAGCTCTCACCTCATCAGGCTGCTTTCAG GCAATTGGTCATGGGATATCAAGTTCCTTTCTGGACAAGGTACGCAAAGCTGCGACACAATTCTTTGAACTTCCAGTGGAAGAGAAGCAAAAGTACTCCAGAGAAATTTATGGTGGCCGTGAAGGATATGGGGAGGATATCATTGTCTCAGAGAAGCAAGTTCTTGATTGGTCCTACCGCCTAATTCTTCATGTATTCCCTGAAGATCATAGAAGGCTCGATCTCTGGCCAGAAAATCCAAATGGTTTTGG AGAGGTTGTACATGAATATGCAACAAAGGTAAAGTTCATGATGGGTGTTCTTTTTAAGGCCATGGCGAAATCGTTGAATTTGGAAGAGGACAGCTTTTCAGATAAGCTGCTTGGAGAGAGAGCTCTGATGCAAGCAAGATTCAACTTCTATCCGCCGTGTTCAAGATCCGATCAGGTTCTTGGTGTGAAGCCACATACAGATAGGTCAGGAGTGACAGTTCTGTTGCAAGACAAAGAAGTTGAAGGTCTTCAAGTTTTGGTAGATGACAAATGGGTTAGAGTCCCCATCGTGCCTCATGCTATAGTTGTTAATCTTGGTGATCAAATGCAG ATTATGAGTAATGGTGTATTCAAGAGCCCAATGCACAGGGTGGTGACAAATCCAGAAAGGATGAGGCTATCTGTGGCCTTGTTTAATGAACCAGATCCTGAAACTGAGATTAGTCCAGTGGAGAAACTGATAGATGAGACAAGGCCAAGAGTATACAAAAATGTCAAGAATTATGGTCGCATCAACTACGAATGCTATCAGAGAGGAGAAATAGCACTCGAAACAGTGAAGATCTAA